Genomic DNA from Channa argus isolate prfri chromosome 2, Channa argus male v1.0, whole genome shotgun sequence:
TTTACGTAAAATGATTcattgtgtgtgttaatttatgTCGTAGCGTAGTGCAGAGACTGTCGCAATACTTGTCATTTCTTATAAGTCTGCCGTAAATAGTTGAAGCCGATGGAAGGAACTAGCCGGAGTGCTACGCTGTTTAGTTGTGCGGAGACGACGTCTCGTCAGACTCCTTAGAAAAGAAGCGTCATTTAAGCCTTTCAGGTTTAGGCGTTAAAGCCCGTGGGGAGTAGCCAGTAATTTCAAAATCCTAAACGTTAATTAAGGTTTTGTGCAACAATCGGCATCCAGAGGAAAGCAATCGCTTGGTTTATCTTAACCTGGTTACACAAGTCACATAGTGTAACTCAGCCCAAACGTCACCACTATACTGAACAACACCTCCAACTTACCAGACATGTTTATCTAACAAGAGTATTGCAGTCATTATTTAGATTTGTTaagtttaaaattttgttttatacttCAATTAGgtcttacattttttattttgtgaaccttttgtctttttccaggAAAAATGAAACTTTTGATGGTGTTTGATTTTGACCACACAGTGGTCGATGACAACAGTGACACCTGGGTGGTCAGGTAAATAACACATAGAgtgaattaaataataaaattctaTAAAGTCATTTCGAAGGCACAGGCTAAGTAAAAAAAGGCACATTGATTTTTACTGCTGCAAACAATAAATATCGACCACAGGGACACAgttgaaatattattttctgcGCTACAAACAACATTAATCCGCAGTggatttctctgttttctatgTTCGCAGATGTCTTCCAGATCAGAAGCTTCCGGACTCTGTGAAGACTTCCTACAGAAAAGGACACTGGACGGAGTTCATGGGCAAAGTGATGACCTACATAGGTGAGAATTAATGCTCCTGTTTTCAGACCAAACTTGCATCCATATGTGGACAGTAAGTTAAGATTTTGTTTATTACTCAACATCTGCTAATACTTCAGTTTGATCTGATCACACAGGAGAGCAGGAGGTCAGCCCTGACAGGATCAGAAATGTGATGGAGACTATCCCCTTCACAGCTGGAATGACAGACTTGCTGACATTCATATTAGAGAATAAAAGCACCGTCGACTGCATAGTCATCTCTGATTCCAATACCATGTTCATAGACTGGATCCTCCATGCAGCTGGACTCCACAGGGCCGTCGACCACATTTTCACCAACCCCGCTAAGTTTAATGAACTTGGTTACATGGAGGTACGTTGCTACCACTCTCACGATTGCAGTCGGTGCCCCATAAACCTCTGCAAGAAAAAAGTCCTAGAGCTTTACCTCTCAGAGAAGTCTGACGAAGGGGTGGAGTATGAGCGGGTGTTCTACGTCGGAGATGGTGGAAACGATCTCTGCCCGACATCCTGTTTGAGAGGTCATGATGTTGTGATGCCCAGGAAAGGGTACACCCTGGAGAGACTGCTGGCCAAACTGGACGATCAGGAAGATGGTGCTTCCTTGAGCGCTAGAGTCATTGTCTGGAGCAGCGGCTCTGAGATCCTCCAGGAGCTGAAAGCAAGTATGCAGTCATAGCCAGGGTATTGCACTTATGGCAAGTTTTGGGTTTGCACTGTAGGGGGTTTCtttctgctccctgtaactGTCACATTATCTAGACAgtatttcaaacttttaaagTTGAACTTTAATAGCAgagttattttaatttagttaaaatgtattagtcttcagataattttattttaatctaagACAACTGCCTCGTCCATGGTTGATGATTAAGAGGCTGGAGGTGGGAAAACGAAGCAGCCAAGCCAGGGTTTTAATTTAAGTATTTGAGATCTTAACTGTTTTTTGGGACCTGATCCAGGAAGCAGAGAAGTAATATAATTGATTTTAATGAACAGGATTTCAAGGAACTCTTGTGGAGTTTACAGTTCAAAAACAGAGCCATTATTGCTCTTCCTCTTGACCCCTTGTCATAATGTTGGGTGTAAGTAGTACTCCACAACGAGTAGAAGTACACCTTTTAAAGCCTTGGCTCAAGTTGAAGTGTACTCTGAAATTTATGGaatatacaatatttttgtaaacataCGCTCTATATTATAAGTTAGTGTGAAGAGATATGGTAGATGCTTCCTGTGACAGCCACTAACAGAACAGGTCTGGTAACAATGGAGAGACATtcacttctaaatgtttttgtgttgggcTGATCTTTCTACCTAACTGGAAAAGGCCGAACTCTGTGTGCTTCAGCGTCAGTATCTGATTCGCCGGATTGATTTTGAGCCTCATGTAACATCTAGCTCGACTCTCAAAAGCTGCATATTAACGTATAAAAAAACGTTTCAAAATATGGACTGAAGTCAGCATTTACGTGTAGTGATTAATGATCAGGTACATGCAAAAGCATTtgtagaatataaaaaaaaacctaaaatgtacaaatacatgaTAGTTTTTACAGTGACTTGTAAAAGTAGGACAAGCAGAAGTGTGTTACCAATAACATTTACTTTTGCTCTGGTTTAAACCAGTTTCAGAGAGTTATGACGCTGAAGGCCGAACATACAAGCACATTTATGAATTGCATTTTCTACTGTTGCATGACAAAATGTCTTGTCTATGAAAAAGGTGTGttatactaaaataataatataaattaggTCAGTGCAAtagctgtctttttttttttccttttaatgtaGCATTTACTTACCTCAGCCTTACCAAGTAATTTTTttagttgaaatgtttttctagagttttttttttatacgttGCATAATTGAAACCAAAGCTGGCACAGCTGGCAATTTTAAGATCAGttggcaaacacacatacagctgcatttagtgttttttagctgtttgtatttaattggtgttgctttgtttttctactcAGGTCTGTGATTTGAAGGCAGTTTTATTAGATGCGTATAAGGTAATTCTTCATAAAGCTGAATATTACCACTTTCATTAGTTTTACCTTGGTGTAGCTAATAAACTGCCGTATAAGGCCACATTGTTTAAACCAGGGTTGGATTTACCTGATTGTGTTAACTCTGGTTTGTCTCAACTGAATGGAATTAACACAAAGTAGCTGAATTAAGATAAATGAACAAACAATCCAggtcttctttttttaacacctcAGGTCTATGGAATTATAGGGATGACTCCTTTCCCCAAATAACAGAGAATGTGTATAGAATGTTTTCCGGCAACATGATATTTAATGTACGTTCAGATACTACAAATGTGTCCTCTTCATCGGAAGTAACAATAAAGGGTAGAAGAagaaagttacagtaaaataatgaaaatcagATCTTTGTAAAACTTTTCATTCCTCTTTATGAAATGTGCTCTAATACTTTGTGTGTCCTCCCTTTGCCTTTATAACTCCCTCCGACCTCTTTGGATACTCTCTGAGCAGCGTTTGTATCATTTGAGGTGTGATTTTAGCCCATTTGTTTTCTGCCATGTACAGCCTTCTTCAAATCTGTCCACAGTTTGCAATGATATTCAAGTCTGGAGACTGAGAAGGACATGAAAAAAcattcacctttttattttgtaaccatTCCTGGGTGGACTTTGCTCCCTGATTTCAATCCTTGTCTTGCTGAAGTATccactgcctcttcatttttagctttttgactcATGGTGAGAAGCTTTGCTTTAAAAGCTTCTGATATTGGGCTGCATTCAAAATATCATCGAGCCTCCACCGTGTGTGACTGTATTATTGGATTTCTTGTCCTTTATGgacagtttaattttaattatttcactttctttttgttcactccttgaccatttttgttacttctgatgatgaagggacaattgttattaaaaaaacaaaattcttgttttagtcttttggttgttttagtTTAAGGGGATACACACTATTTACtcaactgtacttaacataatATCTGGACGTGCATTCACTTCTTCAACAAATGTTAATAGAAAGAAGTGCATTGAGTTTTTCTTAAATTCACACTTTCACTATGTATTGGACGTTTAATTTTTCTAAACCTTGTCAAATTAATGAT
This window encodes:
- the phospho2 gene encoding pyridoxal phosphate phosphatase PHOSPHO2 — protein: MKLLMVFDFDHTVVDDNSDTWVVRCLPDQKLPDSVKTSYRKGHWTEFMGKVMTYIGEQEVSPDRIRNVMETIPFTAGMTDLLTFILENKSTVDCIVISDSNTMFIDWILHAAGLHRAVDHIFTNPAKFNELGYMEVRCYHSHDCSRCPINLCKKKVLELYLSEKSDEGVEYERVFYVGDGGNDLCPTSCLRGHDVVMPRKGYTLERLLAKLDDQEDGASLSARVIVWSSGSEILQELKASMQS